The stretch of DNA NNNNNNNNNNNNNNNNNNNNNNNNNNNNNNNNNNNNNNNNNNNNNNNNNNNNNNNNNNNNNNNNNNNNNNNNNNNNNNNNNNNNNNNNNNNNNNNNNNNNNNNNNNNNNNNNNNNNNNNNNNNNNNNNNNNNNNNNNNNNNNNNNNNNNNNNNNNNNNNNNNNNNNNNNNNNNNNNNNNNNNNNNNNNNNNNNNNNNNNNNNNNNNNNNNNNNNNNNNNNNNNNNNNNNNNNNNNNNNNNNNNNNNNNNNNNNNNNNNNNNNNNNNNNNNNNNNNNNNNNNNNNNNNNNNNNNNNNNNNNNNNNNNNNNNNNNNNNNNNNNNNNNNNNNNNNNNNNNNNNNNNNNNNNNNNNNNNNNNNNNNNNNNNNNNNNNNNNNNNNNNNNNNNNNNNNNNNNNNNNNNNNNNNNNNNNNNNNNNNNNNNNNNNNNNNNNNNNNNNNNNNNNNNNNNNNNNNNNNNNNNNNNNNNNNNNNNNNNNNNNNNNNNNNNNNNNNNNNNNNNNNNNNNNNNNNNNNNNNNNNNNNNNNNNNNNNNNNNNNNNNNNNNNNNNNNNNNNNNNNNNNNNNNNNNNNNNNNNNNNNNNNNNNNNNNNNNNNNNNNNNNNNNNNNNNNNNNNNNNNNNNNNNNNNNNNNNNNNNNNNNNNNNNNNNNNNNNNNNNNNNNNNNNNNNNNNNNNNNNNNNNNNNNNNNNNNNNNNNNNNNNNNNNNNNNNNNNNNNNNNNNNNNNNNNNNNNNNNNNNNNNNNNNNNNNNNNNNNNNNNNNNNNNNNNNNNNNNNNNNNNNNNNNNNNNNNNNNNNNNNNNNNNNNNNNNNNNNNNNNNNNNNNNNNNNNNNNNNNNNNNNNNNNNNNNNNNNNNNNNNNNNNNNNNNNNNNNNNNNNNNNNNNNNNNNNNNNNNNNNNNNNNNNNNNNNNNNNNNNNNNNNNNNNNNNNNNNNNNNNNNNNNNNNNNNNNNNNNNNNNNNNNNNNNNNNNNNNNNNNNNNNNNNNNNNNNNNNNNNNNNNNNNNNNNNNNNNNNNNNNNNNNNNNNNNNtcgaatacagactgttgtattcgaatacagacatgttgtttttgctgctgaatgttgaaacagccttgtattcgaatacaaagatgctgtattcgaatacaacagtgttgttttattaaaaacttcatttttcaaccttgtttatgcatgtttggcatatggaaacccttttaaggtgcctGCTAatttgaaaggttattttgtgcatttaaaaacttaaatgttatgtgttaactgttaatttcggttggtgaccctttacaactattgtggaaatctgggctttgccctcagatgagagtcaggacaatcctactggttcgtaccctgtagatgggaatgtagacgggaacgcctgactggagctatgttaggaggatcttacggggcgcgtggagatcactcagggtgtatagtttttttggtagaatgatcagattaggttgacatagagggaacatatgtctttattttggattgcgtttattttaaattggaagattgtatctatactaatattgtatgtttgacattttattatgacggagtctatgtaccactttttgaagtgtaaatactttggattcgtatttcaaaaaaatttccgctgcttgtaaattctgttgacttatttgtcgttgtgttacgacttaaatatttatccaaaggtattttacttaattattctttgtttcatgagtttttttttgaaaaaaaaatacaccctcgctttgaaaatcggggtgttacaatagaCTTCCTCTATGTTCTTGTTCATCAATGCTCCTCCTGCAGCAGCACCTACTGTCATTCTTGTAGTGTATGAGAGTCCATTGTAGAATGTATTGACAATTAGCCATCTCTCCAGCCCATGATGAGCACACAATCTCAACATCTCTTTGAAACACTCCCAAACTTCATAGAGAGATTCTCCTtccttttgagaaaaaattgtgatttgatTTCTCAATTGTGCAGTTTTGCTTGGTGGAAAATATCTAGCAAGGAATACTTGCTTTAACTTATCCCATGTGGTAATCGATTTAGAAGGCAATGAATGTAGCCAAGCTCTAGTTCTAGCTATATCCCTTAATGAAAAAGGGAAGCGTCTTAAATTAATAGCGTCACTAGTCACTCCATTCATTTTCAAAGTAGCACAATACtctaaaaaaatagacaaatgGAGTACCGAAGAATTGGTTTTGTTGTATCATAGATAGCAACAAAGGTTTCAATTCAAAATTGTTAGCCTCTACCGTCGGACGCTCAATACTCGAATGCGGTACCGTAGTATTGGGAGAGGAATGTTCTTTCAAAGTTCTATTTTCAaccatttttaactttttttcttattcagaagtgtttttctctcttcttctccTATGGAAAAATCTTTATATCTCGGGTATTGGTTCGACAAGATTCCAAAGACTTTGGATTCTTCACattcaaagagagaaaaatcaataaaaaaaaagtatataaaaaagaaatttttatgtCTAATTGGTAAGaaaaagagatttaatataaaaacaaagTCTCCAGCAACGGCGCCAAAATTATGATAAAACCACAAATGCACAGTACTATCGCGTAGTAAAAATTATCGTTCCCACAAGGACTTTATTATGAGTATTAGTGTCTCTTTACTATGAAGATTAGTTAAACAGTAAATgttaataatgatttttggtttaaaattcacaataaaaataaagccgTGGGATTGTAGTTTTCACAATGATGGATACAATTAATCTTCTATGAGTTATGGatgttaaactcttaaaaattaaataaataattggaactaatttttttttcaaataacaaatgtgtattttaaactaataaccaacctattttcatgattgatgtattagaAAAATCCTTTAAGAGAAGATATATTTCATGAtttcaaaataaccaaaatctattttcatgatttgattATCTTGTCTAATCTTAGGGGTCAGATATCAAATCTAGCTTTCGGTATATTGTTTGATATATAGGTATAAATATGATTCTTACTAAGATTGGATTAAAAGATCAACACCcatgacaaaaagaaatataaattgttaGAGATCCAATGTTGGAAATCTTATAATCCCAAGACAAGGAAGATCTACTCACATATGATTATCGTAGAATCaaaacttaaacataaaaacatcggaaatataaaataacataataaaataacaaaacagaATATTATTGAAACTAGAAAATTTCTAAGAGAAATACAAGATCAAAAGAAAGAGTAGTAAGAGATTGTGTGTAGGAGTGTCCCTAAAACTGAGTATTTTGGTCCTTCTATAGTCTTAGCTGCCTTCATGAGCGTTAATTACAAGAAACCATCAGAATTTCATAGGAGAAAAACGGTTCAGTAGATGACCATAATGCCCATTACTGCCAGACAGTAACAGGTGCAACTATGGAAGATTAATAGATTATGGCCATAATGGTCATTACTGCCAAATAGTAATAGATGCAGCAGCAGAAGATGAACATATTATGGCATAATGGTCATTATTGTTAGGTAGTAAGCCTTGCTGACTTGAATTGacaaattcttattttatttattatttttcattcatCCATTATGGTTGTAATGACTATTATGACCAGATAATAATGTTTGTTGGAAGTTGAGTTTATTTCACTTTCTTGATCATGATGCACCACTTAACTTCAAGGCTCTTTTGCTCCAAAAACTTCACTTACTCCTTTATTTCTCcttgcaataaaaaaaaaaacacaaaggtagtaaaatagaactaaaatcgaattaaaaacatcaaattaaccTATCAAATAAAGCTATAAAATAGATTAATTCTAGCTTATCAACGTCATTGATCGAGGACCATTTTCTTATACACTTTGTTGAGTCGTGATGTATTTTGCAGCTATTTGAGTCTAGAAAGTCTTTTGGAAAATGTATTAAACAATTAGATTATGTTGTTTGGATTATGGTTGTATTGAAtcttaaacataaattttataaatttgggaacGTTGAAGTTATAGAGGGTATTgtgtcgaaatttcgagaaaaattatatatatatttttttgaaatgattATTGAGAACTATTTAGTCgcttaattgttaagttagttggtAGGTTAGTTGGTAGGTTTGCCAGACTAtgagtatagcttgtgcgccgATCACGACGTTTAGTTTTCGGATCGTGACATAAATCTCCATTGAAGTAGGGCAATGACTCATGCCACGAGTGAAATTATATGGTTTCAGAGCATTCTCTCATCAATGCAAGTACCCTGTGTTGAATCAACAACTTTATTTTGTGACAATCAATCAGCCATCCACTTGGCGTCCAACCCAATTTTCCAGGAATGAGTGAAACTCATTGAAATCGATTGTCACTTCATTAGAGCACACATTCAAACAGAAATTGTTACTACTGCTTAGATACCAACAACTCATCAACCAACATATCTCTTTACAAAATCACTAGAAATGAAGCAATTCCAAACATTGGTATCCAAGTTAGGTGCTCTAAACGTGTACTCCCCACTTGAGAGGGGGTAATACATTATAAGAATTATAAGATTGCTTATGACACAAATGTATATGTTGTGCATCTCCATTAATTCTCCAAACGACAATCACATCAAATCAAGCACATATGTCTTCTCTTTAATGTAAATATTCTCTAGCCACATTAGAAAAGGAAATGAATATGTTTGAGGTATCATAGGAGTAATTTTAGAATACCGTATCAACTGTGACCTGTATATATTTGGTAGCCTCTTAGTGGAATAACATAGACCATTCTAAACAAATCTTTGGTTCAATTTGATTAAAAAGAGAGATTGGATGAAAGAATCCAAATCTTTTTTGCTattcaaattttgattaaaaattattccagttaaaatttaaaatcggTCTAAATAATTTATAGTTAACTGAAATTTATTAACAACTCGAACCatgtaatttataatattgatagTTGATTATAATAGTTGATGTATGAAAATCCTGCACTTAGGTTTTGGTCGTATAAGAAACTTTTGTTTAAGAGTAGTCATATAATAGACAtagtttgtaaaataaataaattatattataaaaatcacaAAGGCAACAAATTTCTTTTACTAATTAACTGAAAAATATATCCTTAAATACAGTATTCAATTTCATGATATCTATTTTGTTAATTGCAAAATACTTCTAGTGATGGTCCATTCGATGTGTCTCAGTAGCCGTGTATATGGGACCATTCGCTGTTTCCATCGAAGCAGCTTGACCTGTGGATGTATGCTTCTCTATTTCTTTCTCTGCTCTCTCCCCTGCTTTTGTCACATGTAAGTCCATTGCTGCTTCAGCCTCTTTTGCCAATCTAACCTCATGAGCTATGTCCATTCTCGCTTTTGCAAGATCCTTCTCAGCCTGAAAAAACATGCATTTTGAGTTCAAAATTTTCAAGTCTTTTGCATGAgtgtgttaattattattttaatgaatatgtcaaaaaaattactttttataccTGAATTGAATtcgtttatatttttaattaaattcacataAATTATATGAATTCATCTATGTAAGTCGTACCTTACTAGAAATAAACACAGGTAgcaaaattgttattttaattattccaGGAATATTTTGTCTCAAATGATGAGACAAGAGACCGGcgtgaaaaattaataaattatatgattaattagATTAAGGAGTTTAATCAAAAAAGATTACGGaaatttttcgaaaaaaatatatacaagatTGCAAAAACTGATCTTAATTTGATGTCCTGCCTTGTGGAGTTCTGCCACcaacttatttaatatattggtCCTAGCTAAATGTTAGAAAAGCTTTAAGGCCCTAACTAAGTGCTACCAGAAAATCTAGCCTATCtcacttttttcttttgtttttctttgcttACGAGAGGTAATTTAGGATCAATTTTGGTCCTTCGTCCTAAATCATTCCACAAAAtcgttttttctttctttattatttaatttcatatatatatatatatatatatatatttagttttcttttctgTGATTTCATTATCTTACTgcgatattttttattttttgtctttaatgttttgatttttcatcTTGGTGCAACGTTTATTTGATTTagattgataaattatttttgatctaGTGCAAACTTAATCAATGTCATTGACGTCTTCAAATCTgaaaacataaacatttcaaagACTTCAATCTTAACATATTTATAgacattttgttattttatactattaatatgAATGTTGTAAGTTTGTTTGTATATTCATCTATTTtgaatttaactattttaaattatatttctcgATCGatgtaatttttatcaatttaaataaattaataacgttattagtaaataaaaaatcataattatttatggAAAAATACTAACATTCTAGTAACATTTATTAAGAAATCGAATAtagaaatattataataaaaatatactaaaaattatacatttaatttatgaaaatttaatcTTTGTTCTTTAATAtacaaaatttctattttttattcctTCAATCATTTTGATCTTGTAGTCCATTTCATCAACAAGCTACCAAAAAAAATCTATATCCCTTACAAATAAAAACCACGACAAGTGGGAAAGTTTAACTTGCTAGAGTTACTTCCCTTATCACATCTTGTTTAATACGGCCTTCGTCCCTAAGTCTAGAATTTTATTGACAAAatcatgaattttaaaaatattagtattaTTGTTAAGTTGTCATAAAAAGAGAGATGATCcgtagaaaaaataaaatagagaaaattgcTGGTTGATATTATTGAACTAAGGTTTTCATGAAAACGAGATAACTAATCTATCTTCTTATCATATTAATATATACTCActagttaaaaaaatacaaataattaaaaggcattttcataaaaaataaataagtgaaTTAAGTTTTTCTAAAACAAAGCATATTATACATTATATCCGAGGTAGTATGAGCTAGCATTAACAATTTAACGcttttatgaaagaaaaagaaacaaaaatttaacGTTAAAGTATACCTTCTCTTCGGCCTTTGCTTCTGCCTTGACCTTACGCATGGCATTCATGTCCTGTAGCTTTTCCTTCACAGCCTGCAtttttcctaatttttttattgatataaatcaatttcaaaGTGAAAGTTAAAAGAGCTTCGAATTTGAAAACTATATAAGAAACACTAGTAGCTATATTATTATGGGTTCACATTGACCCCacttctttctctctctcttatgGCTCTTTTGGGTAGCACATCTGTCATCTAAAAACGTGTTAGGAAAATTTTGTGGATCACAATGAATGGGAAGT from Cicer arietinum cultivar CDC Frontier isolate Library 1 chromosome 3, Cicar.CDCFrontier_v2.0, whole genome shotgun sequence encodes:
- the LOC105851289 gene encoding uncharacterized protein, producing MQAVKEKLQDMNAMRKVKAEAKAEEKAEKDLAKARMDIAHEVRLAKEAEAAMDLHVTKAGERAEKEIEKHTSTGQAASMETANGPIYTATETHRMDHH